In Leisingera sp. NJS204, the following are encoded in one genomic region:
- a CDS encoding ABC transporter permease, whose amino-acid sequence MVMVVLAVLVWCLGWWLNSRLANSPAAKTRAVQLLVPAIFGTTVLVVWELLVRGMDVSLVILPAPSVIAVRFVSSIPILWADFAQTILKGALGGYVIGCGAAFLTAILVDRSDFLRRGLLPVGNFIAALPIVGTAPILVMWFGFDWHSKAAVVVVMVFFPMLVNTVAGLRETSAMQRDLMQTYAASYWQAFFKLRLPAALPFVFNGLKISTTLALIGAIVAEFFGSPTVGMGFRISTSVGQLALDMVWAEIVVAALAGSAFYGLMALIEKTLTFWHPSQRG is encoded by the coding sequence ATGGTGATGGTTGTTCTAGCCGTGCTAGTCTGGTGTTTGGGGTGGTGGCTGAACAGCCGTCTGGCAAACAGTCCAGCCGCGAAAACCCGCGCAGTGCAGCTGTTGGTGCCCGCGATCTTCGGCACCACTGTTCTGGTGGTCTGGGAGTTGCTGGTGCGCGGGATGGACGTGTCTTTGGTGATCCTGCCGGCTCCCTCCGTAATCGCGGTGCGCTTTGTCTCCAGCATCCCAATTCTGTGGGCGGATTTTGCCCAGACCATCCTGAAGGGCGCGCTTGGCGGCTATGTGATCGGCTGCGGCGCGGCGTTTCTGACTGCGATCCTGGTGGACCGCAGCGACTTTTTGCGCCGGGGTCTGCTGCCGGTGGGGAACTTCATTGCAGCGCTGCCGATTGTCGGCACCGCACCGATCCTGGTGATGTGGTTCGGCTTTGACTGGCACTCCAAGGCTGCTGTAGTGGTGGTCATGGTATTCTTTCCAATGCTGGTGAATACGGTGGCGGGCCTGCGCGAGACCTCAGCGATGCAGCGCGACTTGATGCAGACCTATGCGGCGAGTTACTGGCAGGCGTTTTTCAAGCTGCGCCTGCCGGCGGCGCTGCCCTTTGTGTTCAACGGGCTGAAAATCTCGACCACGCTGGCGCTGATCGGCGCGATTGTGGCGGAGTTCTTTGGCTCGCCTACTGTCGGCATGGGCTTTCGCATCTCTACCAGTGTCGGCCAGCTGGCGCTGGACATGGTCTGGGCCGAGATTGTGGTGGCTGCACTGG